In Corynebacterium afermentans subsp. afermentans, a genomic segment contains:
- a CDS encoding sulfurtransferase: MSVFVSAAELNERIQTGQKQTIIAALWEPKDGKAWSKFQSEHIPTALYCDPSVQLAGLPGRAVGRNPLPSIDVVRKAAAGWGIEDGRPVYIYDGGNGLFAARAWWILRWAGVTDVHILDGGFAAWDGEGFPTVAGPGGIVVPRGVELTEGNLPSATMEDVRAFEGLLIDARGARRFQGLREILDLRAGHIPGARNLPVNDLFDPESHKVKDTDTIRDRFSQLGVTQNTDPAGVITYSGSGNHSALLLAAMEHAGLPLLTHYVGGWSQWSANRDNPVATDI; this comes from the coding sequence ATGAGCGTGTTTGTCTCCGCCGCTGAACTCAACGAACGCATCCAGACTGGCCAAAAACAGACCATTATCGCCGCGCTGTGGGAGCCGAAAGACGGCAAAGCGTGGTCCAAATTCCAATCGGAGCACATCCCGACGGCGCTGTACTGCGACCCTTCGGTGCAGCTTGCCGGCTTGCCCGGCCGTGCGGTGGGCCGCAACCCGCTGCCCAGCATTGACGTTGTCAGGAAAGCGGCCGCGGGCTGGGGCATCGAGGACGGCCGCCCGGTGTACATCTACGACGGTGGCAACGGCCTGTTCGCCGCCCGCGCATGGTGGATTCTGCGCTGGGCGGGCGTGACGGACGTGCACATTCTCGACGGCGGCTTCGCCGCCTGGGACGGCGAAGGTTTCCCCACGGTCGCGGGCCCGGGAGGCATCGTCGTCCCGCGCGGCGTCGAGCTCACCGAGGGCAACTTGCCGTCCGCAACTATGGAGGACGTCAGGGCATTTGAGGGATTGCTTATCGACGCCAGAGGTGCCCGCCGTTTTCAGGGCCTCCGCGAAATCCTGGACCTGCGCGCCGGGCACATCCCGGGTGCACGGAACTTGCCGGTCAACGACCTGTTCGATCCGGAGAGCCACAAGGTGAAGGACACCGACACGATCCGCGACCGTTTCTCCCAGCTGGGCGTTACCCAGAACACGGACCCGGCCGGCGTGATCACCTACTCCGGCTCCGGCAACCACTCCGCCCTGCTGCTGGCCGCGATGGAGCACGCCGGCCTGCCGCTGCTCACCCATTACGTGGGCGGCTGGTCCCAGTGGAGCGCGAACCGCGACAACCCGGTGGCGACGGACATTTAG
- the fbaA gene encoding class II fructose-bisphosphate aldolase, translated as MPIATPEVYNQMLDTAKKGGFAFPAINCTSSETINAAIKGFAEAESDGIIQFSLGGAEFGSGLGVKNKVAGAKALAAFAHEVAQHYDVNIALHTDHCQKEVLDDYVRPLIALSQERVDRGELPLFQSHMWDGSAVPIDENLEIAQELLAKAKAANIILEVEIGVVGGEEDGVEAKAGANLYTTEADFEKTVDALGTGENGRYLLAATFGNVHGVYKPGNVKLRPEVLDMGQKVAARKLGLDEGAQSFDFVFHGGSGSEKEKIEESLRYGVIKMNVDTDTQYAFTRPVAAHMFSNYDGVLKIDGEVGNKKTYDPRSYLKKAEQAMSERVIEACQDLHSVGKSVSK; from the coding sequence ATGCCTATCGCAACCCCCGAGGTCTACAACCAGATGCTGGACACCGCCAAGAAGGGCGGCTTCGCGTTCCCGGCGATCAACTGCACCTCGTCGGAGACCATCAACGCGGCAATCAAGGGTTTCGCTGAGGCGGAGTCTGACGGCATCATCCAGTTCTCCCTCGGCGGCGCTGAGTTCGGTTCCGGCCTGGGCGTGAAGAATAAGGTTGCGGGCGCAAAGGCGCTGGCGGCGTTCGCGCACGAGGTGGCGCAGCACTACGACGTCAACATCGCGCTGCACACTGACCACTGCCAGAAGGAAGTGCTGGACGACTACGTCCGTCCGCTTATCGCCCTTTCCCAGGAGCGCGTGGACCGCGGCGAGCTGCCGCTGTTCCAGTCCCACATGTGGGACGGCTCCGCGGTGCCGATCGACGAGAACCTGGAGATCGCCCAGGAGCTGCTTGCGAAGGCGAAGGCCGCGAACATCATCCTCGAGGTGGAGATCGGTGTCGTCGGTGGCGAAGAGGACGGCGTTGAGGCGAAGGCCGGCGCGAACCTGTACACCACCGAGGCAGATTTTGAGAAGACCGTTGACGCCCTCGGCACCGGCGAGAACGGCCGCTACCTGCTGGCGGCTACGTTCGGCAACGTCCACGGCGTGTACAAGCCGGGCAACGTGAAGCTGCGCCCGGAGGTGCTGGACATGGGCCAGAAGGTCGCCGCCCGCAAGCTGGGCCTGGACGAGGGCGCCCAGTCCTTCGACTTCGTTTTCCACGGCGGCTCCGGTTCGGAGAAGGAGAAGATCGAGGAGTCCCTGCGCTACGGCGTGATCAAGATGAACGTGGACACCGACACCCAGTACGCGTTCACCCGCCCGGTCGCGGCCCACATGTTCTCCAACTACGACGGTGTGCTCAAGATCGACGGCGAGGTGGGCAACAAGAAGACCTACGACCCGCGCTCGTACCTGAAGAAGGCCGAGCAGGCCATGTCCGAGCGCGTCATCGAGGCGTGCCAGGACCTCCACTCCGTGGGGAAGTCCGTGTCCAAGTAA
- a CDS encoding TrmH family RNA methyltransferase produces MSNSSNEELRGPTEWNEGRHGVGPWEGQWPEGPRYDPEFLRDGDRRNVVDAYRYWSLDAVVEDLDQRRHPFHVAIENFENDMNIGTVVRTANAFLAREVHIVGRKRWNRRGAMVTDRYQHIRHHETVADLMEWAAAEAIPVVAIDNTPGSMPLETAELPRECVLLFGQEGPGVTEAAQQASVMTCSIAQFGSTRSINAGVAAGIAMHAWVRQHADLSQAW; encoded by the coding sequence GTGTCCAACTCGTCCAACGAGGAGCTCCGCGGCCCCACCGAGTGGAACGAAGGCCGCCACGGCGTCGGCCCCTGGGAGGGGCAGTGGCCCGAAGGCCCCCGCTACGACCCGGAGTTTCTCCGCGACGGCGACCGCCGCAACGTCGTCGACGCGTACCGCTACTGGTCGCTGGACGCGGTCGTGGAGGACCTTGACCAGCGCCGCCACCCCTTCCACGTGGCCATCGAGAACTTCGAAAACGACATGAACATCGGCACCGTTGTGCGCACCGCCAACGCCTTTTTGGCCCGCGAGGTGCACATTGTCGGGCGCAAGCGGTGGAACCGGCGCGGCGCCATGGTCACGGACCGCTACCAGCACATCCGCCACCACGAAACCGTCGCCGACCTCATGGAATGGGCCGCCGCGGAGGCCATACCGGTGGTCGCTATCGACAACACTCCCGGCTCCATGCCGCTGGAGACCGCCGAGCTTCCCCGCGAGTGCGTCCTGCTGTTCGGCCAGGAAGGCCCGGGTGTGACCGAAGCCGCCCAGCAGGCGTCGGTGATGACCTGCTCGATCGCTCAGTTCGGCTCCACCCGCTCCATCAACGCGGGGGTGGCCGCCGGCATCGCCATGCACGCCTGGGTCCGCCAGCACGCGGACCTCTCCCAAGCCTGGTAG
- a CDS encoding adenylosuccinate synthase, which translates to MSAIIIVGAQWGDEGKGKATDILGGKVDYVVKPNGGNNAGHTVVVGGEKYELKLLPAGVLSENATPILGNGVVVNLEALFEEIDGLEDRGANASRLKVSANAHMVAPYHQQLDRVQERFLGKRAIGTTGRGIGPTYADKVARVGLRVQDIFDESILRQKIESALDVKNQMLVKMYNRRAISVEETMDYFGRYGERLAPMVIDAERVLNDALDRGEHVLMEGGQATMLDVDHGTYPFVTSSNPTAGGACVGSGIGPTRIAGVLGIVKAYTTRVGAGPFPTELFDKWGEFLQVTGGEVGVNTGRVRRTGWYDSVIARYASRVNGFTDLFLTKLDVLTGIGEIPICVAYDVDGKRFDEMPLTQTDFHHAEPIYETMPAWDEDITECRTFDELPQKAQDYVLRLEELSGAPISCIGVGPGRDQTIVRHDVMER; encoded by the coding sequence ATGTCCGCCATCATCATTGTGGGCGCCCAGTGGGGCGACGAGGGCAAAGGCAAGGCAACCGACATCCTCGGCGGCAAGGTCGATTACGTAGTGAAACCCAACGGCGGCAACAACGCGGGCCACACCGTTGTGGTGGGCGGGGAGAAATACGAGCTGAAGCTCCTGCCCGCCGGCGTGCTCAGCGAGAACGCCACCCCGATCCTTGGCAACGGCGTGGTGGTGAACCTGGAGGCGCTGTTCGAGGAGATCGACGGGCTCGAGGACCGCGGCGCCAACGCCTCGCGCCTGAAGGTCTCGGCCAACGCGCACATGGTGGCGCCGTACCACCAGCAGCTGGACCGCGTGCAGGAGCGCTTCTTGGGCAAGCGCGCCATCGGCACCACCGGCCGCGGTATTGGCCCCACCTATGCCGACAAGGTCGCGCGCGTGGGCTTGCGCGTGCAGGACATTTTCGACGAGTCCATCCTGCGCCAGAAGATCGAGTCCGCGCTGGACGTGAAGAACCAGATGCTGGTGAAGATGTACAACCGCCGCGCGATCTCCGTGGAGGAGACGATGGACTACTTCGGCCGCTACGGCGAGCGTCTCGCGCCCATGGTCATCGACGCGGAGCGTGTGCTTAACGACGCCCTGGACCGCGGCGAGCACGTCCTCATGGAAGGCGGCCAGGCCACGATGCTGGATGTGGACCACGGCACCTACCCGTTTGTCACGTCCTCCAACCCCACAGCAGGCGGCGCCTGCGTGGGCTCCGGAATCGGCCCGACCCGCATCGCCGGGGTGCTGGGCATTGTGAAGGCGTACACCACCCGCGTGGGTGCCGGCCCGTTCCCGACGGAACTGTTTGATAAGTGGGGCGAGTTCCTCCAGGTCACCGGCGGCGAGGTGGGTGTGAACACCGGGCGTGTCCGCCGCACCGGCTGGTACGACAGCGTGATCGCGCGCTACGCCTCCCGCGTCAACGGCTTCACCGACCTGTTCCTGACCAAGCTGGATGTGCTCACCGGCATCGGGGAGATCCCCATCTGTGTGGCCTACGACGTGGACGGCAAGCGTTTCGACGAAATGCCGCTCACCCAAACCGACTTCCACCACGCCGAGCCGATCTACGAGACCATGCCGGCCTGGGACGAGGACATCACCGAGTGCCGTACGTTTGATGAGCTGCCACAGAAGGCCCAGGATTACGTGCTGCGACTTGAGGAGCTCTCCGGCGCGCCGATCTCCTGCATCGGCGTCGGCCCCGGACGCGACCAGACCATCGTGCGCCACGACGTGATGGAGCGGTAG
- a CDS encoding DUF4265 domain-containing protein, with protein sequence MQATTTILTRVAIPGVESEQLQAHQIGQNHFVVASVPFVDTTLAMGDIVECVTVGGAFHVDRVVVRGGASTVRVLPEDPEGLDPDEIAGTLLAFGCRVELGPGGMLAASIGADCPREGITEWLSGLEEQGTIQLAPGYMA encoded by the coding sequence ATGCAGGCAACCACCACCATCCTCACCCGCGTTGCAATCCCGGGCGTTGAGAGCGAGCAGCTGCAGGCGCACCAGATTGGGCAGAATCATTTTGTGGTGGCGAGCGTTCCGTTCGTGGATACGACGCTCGCGATGGGCGACATCGTTGAGTGCGTGACGGTGGGTGGGGCGTTCCATGTGGATCGGGTGGTGGTGCGTGGCGGCGCATCGACGGTGCGTGTGCTGCCGGAGGATCCGGAGGGCCTGGACCCTGATGAGATCGCCGGAACCTTGCTGGCGTTCGGTTGCCGGGTGGAGCTCGGCCCGGGCGGCATGCTTGCGGCCAGCATCGGCGCGGACTGTCCGCGTGAGGGGATCACCGAGTGGCTCAGCGGTCTGGAGGAGCAGGGCACAATCCAGCTCGCTCCTGGGTACATGGCGTAG
- the panC gene encoding pantoate--beta-alanine ligase, whose amino-acid sequence MTQLVHTPEALATALPAGPISLVPTMGALHSGHLALVRAAKALGNPVVVSIFVNPLQFAPGEDLEKYPRTLAEDVAKLEALGVDAVFAPSAETMYPHGPRTTIQPGPLGGVLEGATRPTHFAGVLTVVAKLFALTGASDALFGEKDYQQLALIRQMVDDLHLPVRIHGCPIVRDTDGLALSSRNRYLSAEERTVALAIPRALATGSFAEARSLLDATEGLHLDYLVATAEDMSALPDGYTGSARLLVAAKVGSTRLLDNAPIEL is encoded by the coding sequence ATGACCCAACTCGTGCATACCCCGGAAGCGCTGGCTACGGCGCTTCCGGCCGGCCCCATCTCCCTCGTTCCCACCATGGGTGCGCTGCATAGCGGCCACCTCGCCCTCGTCCGCGCCGCCAAAGCGCTGGGCAATCCCGTGGTGGTGAGCATCTTTGTCAACCCGCTGCAGTTCGCGCCGGGCGAGGATTTGGAGAAGTATCCGCGGACGTTGGCTGAGGACGTCGCCAAGCTTGAGGCCCTCGGCGTCGACGCTGTCTTCGCGCCTTCCGCCGAGACGATGTACCCGCACGGCCCGCGCACGACGATCCAACCCGGTCCGCTCGGCGGGGTGTTGGAGGGCGCGACCCGGCCGACGCACTTCGCGGGCGTGCTCACGGTGGTGGCGAAGCTGTTCGCGCTGACCGGCGCCTCGGACGCGCTTTTCGGCGAGAAGGACTACCAGCAGCTCGCGCTGATCCGGCAGATGGTCGATGACCTGCACCTTCCCGTGCGAATCCACGGCTGCCCGATCGTGCGCGACACCGACGGCCTCGCGCTATCCTCGCGCAACCGATACCTCTCCGCCGAGGAGCGCACAGTTGCCCTCGCTATCCCGCGGGCGCTGGCCACCGGCAGCTTCGCCGAAGCGCGCTCGCTTCTCGACGCCACCGAAGGACTCCACCTCGACTACCTCGTTGCCACCGCCGAGGACATGTCCGCGCTGCCCGACGGATACACGGGGTCGGCGCGCCTGCTCGTGGCGGCGAAGGTCGGATCGACGAGGCTGCTGGACAACGCCCCGATCGAGCTCTAA
- the panB gene encoding 3-methyl-2-oxobutanoate hydroxymethyltransferase: MTGYLAPTKKVRVADFARKKADGEKWAMLTAYDYATARVFSQAGIECLLVGDSAANVVYGYDTTNQVSVDEMAFLGAAVVRGVGHALVIMDLPFGSYEASDEQCVRTATSLISRTGAHMVKLEGGVRIAPRIRALKNAGLAVCAHVGFTPQSVDNLSGFKVQGRDAGADQLRDDVNAVVQAGADMVVFEMVPADLAAELTASCPVPTVGIGAGAGTDAQVLVWHDMADIPAGDHRAKFVRKFGSVGTDLAAAAADYKRAVHTGEFPGPEHAF; this comes from the coding sequence GTGACTGGATACCTAGCCCCCACCAAGAAAGTGCGCGTCGCGGACTTCGCGCGCAAGAAAGCCGACGGCGAGAAGTGGGCGATGCTCACCGCGTACGACTACGCCACCGCGAGGGTGTTTTCCCAGGCCGGCATCGAGTGCCTCCTGGTCGGCGACTCCGCAGCCAACGTGGTCTACGGCTACGACACCACAAACCAGGTCTCCGTGGACGAGATGGCGTTCCTCGGCGCGGCCGTCGTGCGCGGCGTGGGCCATGCGCTGGTGATCATGGACCTGCCGTTCGGGAGCTACGAGGCCAGCGACGAGCAATGCGTCCGCACCGCCACCAGCCTGATCAGCCGCACCGGCGCCCACATGGTGAAGCTGGAGGGAGGCGTGCGGATCGCCCCGCGCATCCGTGCGCTGAAAAACGCCGGTCTGGCGGTGTGCGCCCACGTCGGCTTCACCCCGCAGTCCGTGGACAACCTGAGCGGGTTCAAGGTCCAGGGCCGCGACGCCGGGGCCGATCAGCTGCGTGACGACGTCAACGCGGTCGTCCAAGCCGGCGCCGACATGGTGGTCTTCGAAATGGTCCCCGCGGACTTAGCGGCGGAACTGACCGCCTCGTGCCCCGTCCCGACCGTCGGCATCGGCGCAGGTGCAGGCACTGATGCCCAAGTGCTGGTCTGGCACGACATGGCGGACATCCCCGCCGGCGACCACCGCGCGAAATTCGTGCGGAAGTTCGGCTCGGTGGGCACGGATCTGGCCGCCGCGGCCGCCGACTACAAGCGCGCAGTGCACACCGGGGAGTTCCCAGGGCCGGAGCACGCGTTCTAG
- a CDS encoding PRC and DUF2382 domain-containing protein: MADFNRIEDLANATAYDVDGDKVGGVKDVYVNDTTGQPDFVSVNHGLFGGGDSIVPLRGHTLRDGELHLAFQKDRIEDAPDLDENGHLTTEDQDAFYRHYGLENTQDVTTYETGNRFAETGAAGAAGAGAGYAAGERTDVDTERRDVVDADRRDVADNDEIIRSEEQLNVSKDRVETGEVRLRKYVVNETENVEVPVEREEVRVVREPITDADRANYDGNIGEQEASVTLSEDRVNVSKESVPVEKVSLEKDTVRDTETVSEEVRKERFETDGVVEGDVEGDINKR; the protein is encoded by the coding sequence ATGGCTGACTTCAACCGCATCGAGGACCTGGCAAACGCTACCGCTTACGACGTCGACGGCGACAAGGTTGGCGGCGTCAAGGACGTTTACGTCAACGACACCACCGGCCAGCCGGACTTCGTTTCCGTCAACCACGGCCTCTTCGGCGGCGGCGACTCCATCGTTCCGCTGCGCGGCCACACCCTGCGTGATGGCGAGCTGCACCTCGCATTCCAGAAGGACCGCATCGAGGACGCTCCGGATCTGGACGAGAACGGCCACCTCACCACCGAGGACCAGGACGCGTTCTACCGCCACTACGGCCTGGAGAACACCCAGGACGTGACCACCTACGAGACCGGTAACCGCTTCGCAGAGACCGGCGCCGCAGGTGCTGCTGGCGCAGGTGCTGGTTACGCAGCTGGCGAGCGCACCGACGTCGACACCGAGCGTCGCGACGTTGTCGACGCTGACCGCCGCGATGTCGCTGACAACGACGAGATCATCCGCTCCGAGGAGCAGCTGAACGTCTCCAAGGACCGCGTCGAAACCGGCGAGGTTCGCCTGCGCAAGTACGTTGTCAACGAGACCGAGAACGTTGAGGTTCCGGTTGAGCGCGAAGAGGTCCGCGTTGTCCGCGAGCCGATCACCGACGCTGACCGCGCCAACTACGACGGCAACATCGGCGAGCAGGAAGCCTCCGTCACCCTCTCCGAGGACCGCGTGAACGTCTCCAAGGAGTCCGTCCCGGTGGAGAAGGTCTCCCTGGAGAAGGACACCGTCCGCGACACCGAGACCGTCTCCGAGGAGGTCCGCAAGGAGCGCTTCGAGACCGACGGCGTTGTCGAGGGCGACGTCGAGGGCGACATCAACAAGCGCTAA
- the pyrE gene encoding orotate phosphoribosyltransferase — MKEKLADLVKELAVVHGKVTLSSGKEADYYVDLRRATLHHEASPLIGQLLRELTDDLDFDAVGGLTLGADPVATAVMHAPGRPIDSFVVRKEAKKHGMQRRIEGPSIKGKRVLVVEDTTTTGNSPLTAVEACREEGAEVVAVATVVDRATGADQVLRDAGLEYRFLLGLEDLGLA, encoded by the coding sequence ATGAAGGAAAAACTCGCTGATCTGGTCAAAGAGCTGGCAGTGGTGCACGGCAAGGTGACCCTGTCTTCGGGCAAGGAGGCGGACTACTACGTGGATCTGCGCCGCGCGACGCTGCATCACGAGGCCAGCCCGCTGATTGGCCAGCTGCTGCGCGAGCTCACCGACGACCTGGACTTCGACGCCGTCGGCGGCCTCACCCTGGGCGCCGACCCGGTGGCCACCGCCGTCATGCACGCCCCCGGCCGCCCGATCGACTCTTTTGTGGTGCGCAAGGAGGCGAAGAAGCACGGCATGCAGCGCCGTATCGAGGGCCCGTCCATCAAGGGCAAGCGCGTGCTGGTGGTCGAGGACACCACCACCACCGGCAACTCGCCGCTGACCGCCGTCGAGGCCTGCCGCGAGGAGGGCGCCGAGGTGGTCGCGGTGGCCACCGTCGTCGACCGGGCGACCGGCGCCGACCAGGTGCTCCGCGACGCCGGCCTGGAGTACCGTTTCCTCCTCGGACTCGAAGACCTGGGCCTTGCCTAA
- a CDS encoding glycoside hydrolase family 76 protein, protein MPETWAHRADLAESAVNERHAQKLWGLPKTNLAVVTWPPGPKDRLFWHWHYWWQAQYLDCQVDAATRRETKTRRRRIADTLRGVQRRNRGKLLTNVHYDDKAWLALAWNRATRIGGIKRNRHLDDLEFDLLAGIDPVTGVLPWRSGETFYNVPSNATAALLFARTGRLDKAREIVDWIFDNLVREDGLLDDGIRMRMSGPEVVDKIYTYNQGTALGASLEIALALREDVGLAYNEQIDSFVYSERADASMFYITHIRAIVQSVALNLATPQGVLLSPPEESGEGDGGLFKGILARYLAEVALRLPADSKENIATRKIAARLVMQSADSLWSHRLEVDGLPVFAAEWTQDAKLPHNYGLGPSSISEAVGLVRIDERDLSVQLSGWMLLEAAARVAAAQA, encoded by the coding sequence GTGCCGGAAACGTGGGCGCACCGCGCTGACCTGGCTGAATCTGCCGTAAATGAACGCCACGCGCAAAAGCTCTGGGGCTTGCCCAAAACGAATCTGGCGGTGGTGACGTGGCCGCCGGGCCCCAAAGACCGTTTGTTTTGGCACTGGCACTACTGGTGGCAGGCGCAGTACCTGGATTGTCAGGTCGACGCCGCTACCCGCCGGGAAACCAAGACCCGCCGCCGCCGGATCGCGGACACGTTGCGCGGGGTGCAGCGCCGCAACCGGGGCAAGCTGCTCACCAACGTCCACTACGACGACAAGGCGTGGTTGGCACTGGCGTGGAACCGCGCGACCCGCATCGGCGGCATCAAGCGCAACCGCCACTTGGATGATCTGGAGTTTGACCTGCTCGCGGGCATCGACCCGGTCACCGGCGTGCTGCCCTGGCGCAGCGGCGAGACGTTCTACAACGTGCCGTCGAATGCCACTGCGGCTTTGCTGTTCGCCCGCACGGGCAGGCTGGATAAGGCGCGTGAGATTGTGGACTGGATCTTTGACAATCTGGTGCGCGAGGACGGCCTGCTCGACGATGGCATTCGGATGCGCATGAGCGGACCGGAGGTCGTGGATAAGATTTACACGTACAACCAGGGCACCGCACTTGGTGCGAGCCTGGAAATCGCACTCGCGCTGCGTGAGGACGTTGGCCTGGCGTACAACGAGCAGATCGATTCCTTCGTCTACTCGGAGCGCGCGGACGCGTCGATGTTCTACATCACCCACATCCGCGCGATCGTGCAGTCGGTGGCGCTGAACCTGGCCACCCCGCAGGGTGTGTTGCTGAGCCCGCCGGAGGAGTCCGGGGAGGGCGACGGCGGCCTGTTCAAGGGCATCCTCGCACGCTACCTGGCGGAGGTGGCGCTGCGGCTGCCGGCGGATTCGAAGGAGAACATCGCCACCCGCAAGATCGCGGCGCGACTGGTTATGCAGTCGGCGGATTCGCTGTGGTCGCACCGCCTTGAGGTGGACGGTTTGCCGGTGTTCGCCGCGGAGTGGACGCAGGATGCGAAGTTGCCGCACAACTACGGGCTCGGGCCTTCGTCGATAAGCGAGGCGGTGGGGCTTGTGCGTATCGACGAGCGCGACCTGTCCGTCCAACTTTCCGGCTGGATGCTGCTGGAGGCGGCGGCGAGGGTGGCTGCAGCGCAGGCGTAA
- a CDS encoding FUSC family protein produces MAKQRMGTRERLQHVDKSVQARLKRVRKRLLPILQIGLAAGLAYFLARDVAGHPRPFFAPISVVIIIGMTGGDRVSKSLDMALGCILGVLVGDLIFYRLGDGGWQIAVIVAGSLLIASFLSSSILVNNQAAIGAILIATIMPPDAEVTGIDRTVDAIIGCLVALATIALIPQAPMQSARAEVSKVLGIMSSVLDDVSDGLRDNDPASIDEALDLIRGTQTGIDDLAAAIKAGQETSRVSPFLWGTRRYINSLARVIPPVDNAVRTTRVLARRAGVLADDNDSATSAQIQLLDTLSQVCLELSEVYDVNSRVTQATVIPKCVNELRQAAQEAGMDVIPEDGVLSAYAVLAQTRSLIVDLLMVCGMSNESALAALAPTSKTPKVEPEAFDFD; encoded by the coding sequence ATGGCGAAGCAGAGGATGGGTACGCGGGAGCGTCTTCAACATGTGGATAAGTCGGTGCAGGCGCGCTTGAAGCGTGTGCGCAAGCGTCTGCTCCCGATTCTGCAGATCGGTCTCGCGGCCGGCTTGGCCTATTTCTTGGCACGCGACGTTGCCGGCCACCCGCGCCCGTTTTTCGCCCCGATCAGCGTGGTCATCATTATTGGTATGACGGGCGGAGATCGCGTTTCCAAGTCTCTGGATATGGCGCTCGGCTGCATCCTCGGCGTTTTAGTGGGCGACCTCATCTTCTACCGGCTCGGCGACGGCGGCTGGCAGATCGCGGTCATCGTCGCCGGATCGCTGCTTATTGCGTCGTTTCTGTCCAGTTCGATCCTGGTGAACAACCAGGCCGCGATCGGTGCGATCCTGATCGCCACGATCATGCCGCCGGACGCTGAAGTCACGGGTATTGACCGCACCGTGGACGCGATCATCGGCTGCCTGGTCGCGTTGGCGACTATCGCGCTGATCCCTCAGGCGCCGATGCAGTCGGCGCGTGCGGAGGTGTCCAAGGTGTTGGGCATCATGTCGTCGGTGCTCGACGACGTCTCGGACGGATTGCGCGACAACGATCCTGCGAGCATCGACGAAGCTCTCGACCTGATCCGCGGCACTCAGACCGGCATCGACGACCTCGCCGCTGCCATCAAGGCTGGCCAGGAGACGTCGCGAGTCTCGCCATTTTTGTGGGGTACGCGCCGCTACATCAATTCGCTCGCGCGCGTGATCCCGCCCGTCGATAATGCGGTGCGCACGACTCGTGTGTTGGCGCGTAGGGCGGGCGTGCTTGCCGACGACAACGATTCCGCTACCTCCGCCCAAATCCAACTCCTGGACACCCTTTCCCAGGTGTGCCTGGAACTTTCCGAGGTCTACGACGTCAACTCTCGCGTCACCCAGGCCACCGTGATCCCGAAGTGCGTCAACGAGCTGCGTCAGGCTGCTCAGGAGGCTGGCATGGATGTCATCCCGGAAGACGGCGTGCTGTCCGCGTACGCCGTCTTGGCGCAGACGCGGTCCTTGATCGTGGATCTGCTGATGGTGTGCGGCATGTCCAACGAGTCAGCGCTCGCGGCGCTTGCGCCAACCTCGAAGACACCGAAGGTAGAGCCGGAAGCCTTCGACTTCGACTAG